A region from the Acidobacteriota bacterium genome encodes:
- a CDS encoding VWA domain-containing protein — MVTFAEPSRMVLLVVPALAAMLALYRHRRRLQQQRRLASPGVWHRLMGGVPATGLVRSIAWCVAAVLLVLAIARPQWGELPAEETVRTRDLVIALDVSDSMLCEDLRPSRLSRSIESLTRLLPQLEGNRVAVVVFAGDAYSLVPLTTDLGAVAVFLDGVSPGMVALPGSNIQRSVEGALKLLPPEGEGRVMLLFTDGENLQGDVDAATTALSEAGVGLLGVVAGTEQGGPIPEHDERGAVHYKRDQNGQPVVTRAHPEVLAGIADTVGGEVVSLGDPEVVRKIAEAVERLRTREIDETRNVRRVERFPLFLVVAAALLTLGFALPPWRRLAVATLVLLTFVPTVNAQDASPAASAPRAQAPAAAQPQSAEPLPPASWWQRLVPGGSRRLARRGVSKWRHQDLEGATASFAGAAELDPERPERLYDLGTALAAGGRLENAIPLLESADKGGVPGAAYNSGTGALVQSQPDIALDWLRRAMLADPDDLQAKHNYELALKMRDQQQQQQQQQQQQQQDEQQDEQQEQQQQENEQQQPTPTPSAGQGAAPTPTPNPNQPLYAALERAEAEAREALRSPTPQAGKVEKDW; from the coding sequence GTGGTGACCTTCGCCGAGCCCTCGCGCATGGTACTGCTCGTGGTTCCGGCGCTCGCCGCGATGCTCGCCCTGTATCGCCACCGGCGCAGGCTGCAACAGCAACGCCGGCTCGCTTCGCCCGGCGTATGGCACCGTCTCATGGGTGGCGTTCCGGCAACCGGTCTGGTTCGATCGATTGCCTGGTGTGTGGCGGCAGTCTTGCTGGTGCTCGCCATCGCACGCCCGCAGTGGGGTGAACTCCCGGCCGAAGAAACGGTTCGCACGAGGGATCTTGTGATCGCTCTTGACGTGTCCGACTCGATGCTGTGCGAGGATCTCCGACCCTCCCGCCTGAGCCGTAGCATCGAAAGCCTCACGCGCCTCCTGCCCCAGCTCGAGGGCAACAGAGTGGCGGTTGTGGTATTTGCGGGCGACGCCTATTCTCTGGTTCCGCTGACCACCGATCTCGGCGCGGTGGCGGTCTTTCTCGACGGTGTGAGTCCGGGGATGGTGGCGCTGCCAGGCTCCAACATACAGCGGTCCGTCGAGGGTGCCCTGAAGCTCCTTCCACCTGAAGGCGAAGGACGCGTGATGCTGCTCTTCACGGATGGCGAGAACCTGCAGGGTGACGTGGATGCCGCGACGACCGCCCTGTCCGAAGCCGGAGTGGGCCTCCTCGGCGTCGTGGCGGGCACCGAGCAGGGTGGACCGATTCCGGAGCACGACGAACGCGGTGCGGTGCACTACAAACGTGATCAGAACGGTCAGCCGGTGGTGACCCGCGCCCATCCCGAAGTTCTCGCCGGCATCGCCGATACGGTCGGCGGTGAGGTTGTGAGCCTCGGCGATCCCGAGGTCGTGCGCAAGATTGCGGAGGCAGTCGAGCGGCTGCGCACCCGCGAGATCGACGAGACGCGCAACGTGCGCCGGGTGGAGCGCTTCCCGTTGTTCCTGGTGGTGGCGGCGGCGCTCCTCACCCTGGGGTTCGCTCTCCCGCCGTGGCGGCGATTGGCGGTGGCGACTCTGGTCCTGTTGACCTTCGTGCCGACAGTCAACGCCCAGGACGCTTCGCCGGCGGCTTCGGCACCGCGGGCACAGGCTCCGGCCGCCGCCCAGCCGCAGTCGGCGGAGCCCCTCCCCCCGGCCTCCTGGTGGCAGCGGCTGGTGCCGGGTGGCAGCCGGCGCCTGGCGCGGCGAGGCGTTTCGAAATGGCGTCATCAGGACCTGGAAGGTGCGACCGCGTCGTTTGCCGGAGCGGCCGAGCTCGATCCCGAGCGACCTGAGAGACTCTATGACCTCGGTACGGCACTCGCCGCCGGGGGCAGGCTCGAAAACGCGATTCCGTTGCTGGAAAGTGCGGACAAGGGAGGCGTTCCGGGGGCGGCCTACAACTCGGGTACCGGCGCGCTCGTACAGTCGCAGCCGGACATTGCCCTCGATTGGCTGCGGCGGGCGATGCTGGCGGACCCTGACGACCTCCAGGCAAAGCACAACTATGAGCTGGCCCTGAAGATGCGCGACCAGCAACAACAACAGCAGCAGCAGCAACAACAGCAACAGCAGGACGAGCAACAGGACGAGCAGCAGGAACAGCAGCAACAGGAGAACGAGCAGCAGCAGCCAACTCCGACACCGTCGGCAGGTCAGGGCGCTGCGCCGACGCCGACACCCAACCCGAACCAGCCGCTCTATGCCGCGCTCGAGCGAGCGGAAGCCGAAGCGCGAGAGGCCCTTCGCTCACCAACGCCACAGGCAGGCAAGGTGGAGAAGGATTGGTGA
- a CDS encoding BatD family protein: protein MRARSLAVIAILVAGVTAASAAEPSLEVHLDPRRIGIEDATLLVVRILEPEGTPEVDLGPLENLEVVSGPSTKTEFSWINGAASRAMSFSYVLRALEVGEGTVGPVTVRVDGTELSSEVLKAEVVPGSVVPQQPSRRRSAFPFDPFEDLVPRRRPTSSARVVLRQLVSDRQIALGEPVNATIVLDTTAGGVDGFEWVSPPSYPGWWAQRVEPPERVTGEVVEVEGVRFNRFVVSRHVLVPLKTGQLEIPEVGARIGIRTASLFAPQQVVERNTQMIPVEVLPRPRPPEGFSGAVGNLRYRAKLEPEHIDFGESTVLTIELSGNGNLPLVEPPALWPTCPDCESYPPEEESDVTVDASGIHGSRSWQMTLVPRSAGEVDIQPVILAVYDPAAGHYRSHSLGPLKLQVEPPPATPTPPVVEATPIREREATNEVVFSSRDTEEGVPLWVWIVGALAAGVLLGGVVPVVIARRKKGALPPRRDGESPAERARELQVALERWWMDARAHAKGRALEEEMRQLRQELEAIRFAPGRADHTETVIELEEKLQRLMRRVIR, encoded by the coding sequence GTGAGAGCACGTTCCCTTGCCGTGATCGCCATTCTGGTGGCCGGTGTGACGGCGGCTTCTGCAGCCGAACCAAGCCTCGAGGTTCACCTGGACCCCCGCAGGATCGGAATCGAGGATGCAACTCTGTTGGTGGTGCGTATTCTTGAGCCGGAAGGAACGCCCGAGGTCGATCTCGGACCCCTCGAGAACCTGGAGGTGGTTTCCGGCCCGTCGACCAAGACCGAGTTCTCGTGGATCAACGGTGCTGCCAGCCGTGCCATGAGTTTCAGCTATGTCTTGCGAGCGCTGGAGGTCGGGGAAGGCACAGTCGGACCGGTGACCGTGAGGGTCGATGGCACCGAGCTCAGCTCGGAAGTCCTCAAGGCCGAGGTCGTGCCCGGCAGTGTCGTTCCGCAACAGCCGAGCAGACGTCGGTCGGCGTTCCCATTCGACCCCTTCGAAGACCTCGTTCCGCGTCGTCGGCCGACGAGCTCCGCCCGGGTCGTTCTCAGACAGCTCGTGTCCGATCGGCAGATTGCGCTCGGTGAGCCGGTCAACGCCACCATCGTCCTCGACACGACCGCGGGCGGGGTGGACGGTTTCGAGTGGGTGTCGCCTCCTTCGTACCCCGGCTGGTGGGCGCAGAGGGTTGAGCCGCCCGAGCGGGTGACTGGCGAGGTTGTCGAGGTCGAGGGCGTCCGATTCAACCGTTTTGTGGTCTCGCGACATGTTCTGGTTCCTCTCAAGACCGGTCAGTTGGAAATTCCCGAGGTCGGTGCGCGAATCGGTATTCGAACCGCGAGCCTTTTTGCCCCGCAGCAAGTCGTCGAGCGAAATACCCAGATGATTCCGGTCGAGGTGTTGCCGAGGCCGAGGCCGCCGGAGGGTTTCTCCGGCGCGGTCGGGAATCTCCGTTATCGGGCGAAGTTGGAGCCCGAGCACATCGATTTTGGCGAATCAACGGTGCTCACTATCGAGCTCTCGGGGAACGGCAATCTCCCTCTGGTTGAGCCACCGGCGCTCTGGCCGACGTGTCCGGATTGTGAGAGCTACCCTCCCGAGGAAGAGAGCGACGTCACAGTGGACGCCAGCGGAATCCACGGCAGCCGTTCCTGGCAAATGACTCTGGTACCGCGGAGCGCGGGCGAGGTCGATATCCAGCCGGTGATCCTCGCCGTGTACGACCCGGCCGCAGGCCACTATCGCAGCCACTCCCTGGGTCCTCTCAAGCTGCAGGTCGAGCCACCGCCGGCGACACCAACGCCTCCGGTGGTCGAGGCAACACCAATCCGTGAACGGGAGGCGACGAACGAGGTCGTCTTTTCTTCTCGCGACACCGAGGAAGGTGTGCCGTTGTGGGTATGGATTGTCGGCGCGCTGGCAGCGGGCGTTCTCTTGGGGGGCGTCGTGCCGGTCGTGATCGCACGGCGGAAGAAGGGCGCGCTTCCACCTCGCCGGGACGGCGAAAGCCCCGCGGAACGTGCTCGCGAGCTTCAGGTGGCGTTGGAGAGGTGGTGGATGGATGCTCGGGCCCACGCGAAGGGGCGTGCTCTCGAGGAAGAAATGCGCCAGCTGCGACAGGAGCTCGAAGCGATCAGGTTCGCGCCCGGGAGGGCCGACCACACGGAGACGGTGATCGAGCTCGAAGAGAAGCTGCAACGGCTGATGCGTCGCGTGATACGATGA
- a CDS encoding sensor domain-containing diguanylate cyclase, with amino-acid sequence MGAPEVYSLPLGDLEPFLDRKRYSAFAMSQLQLPSFLGEILRKANDFVPSEAGSILMDRPVERGDTPSEIQLYFLAAFGPSSAALLGKSLRADRGVVGHVYRTGEPYVMADPESDPNFYSKFDEDHEFETSGVVAVPVRIERAVCGVLELLNRSDGERYTERNMRMLEIFARYTSISIENLLDAQRATEMARRDDLTGLYNDRFFHHRLSEDLIRADVTRSTVALLFLDIDDFKSVNDTHGHLAGSQVLKEFGWLLTRAVIDEKATLARYGGDEFVVILPDHDLEAACSVANNIQSELAATKFLQGSFSWSEGPVYWRRPLTSSIGIAVYPHHLPRQGTTDMKKNLLLRAADLAMYRGKEDGKNQIRIAD; translated from the coding sequence GTGGGCGCACCAGAGGTCTACAGCCTGCCCCTGGGTGATCTCGAACCCTTCCTAGATCGTAAGCGCTACTCGGCGTTTGCGATGTCACAGCTGCAGCTGCCTTCCTTTCTCGGCGAGATTCTGAGGAAAGCCAACGACTTCGTGCCGTCAGAGGCGGGATCGATCCTGATGGATCGACCGGTGGAAAGGGGGGACACTCCCTCCGAGATCCAGCTCTACTTCCTGGCTGCGTTCGGGCCTTCGAGCGCCGCCCTGCTCGGCAAGAGCTTGCGCGCCGACCGGGGCGTTGTCGGCCACGTCTACCGAACCGGTGAGCCGTACGTCATGGCGGATCCCGAAAGCGATCCGAATTTCTACTCCAAGTTCGACGAGGACCACGAGTTCGAGACATCCGGCGTGGTTGCTGTTCCGGTGCGCATCGAGCGCGCGGTGTGTGGCGTGCTCGAGCTGCTCAATCGATCGGATGGCGAGCGCTACACCGAACGCAACATGAGGATGCTCGAAATATTCGCCCGTTACACGTCGATTTCGATCGAGAATCTCCTCGACGCGCAACGGGCGACCGAAATGGCGCGCCGCGACGACCTCACCGGGCTCTACAATGATCGGTTCTTTCACCATCGGCTGAGTGAAGATCTGATTCGAGCGGATGTGACCCGCTCGACGGTGGCCCTGCTGTTCCTCGACATCGATGACTTCAAGTCTGTCAACGACACCCATGGCCACCTGGCGGGTTCCCAGGTGCTCAAAGAGTTCGGCTGGCTGCTGACCCGGGCGGTGATCGACGAAAAGGCGACCCTCGCGAGATACGGTGGTGACGAGTTCGTGGTCATCCTCCCCGATCACGATCTCGAAGCGGCGTGCAGCGTGGCGAATAACATCCAGAGTGAGCTTGCCGCCACCAAGTTCCTTCAGGGCTCGTTTTCGTGGTCGGAAGGCCCCGTCTATTGGAGGCGCCCTCTGACGAGCTCGATCGGAATCGCAGTCTATCCGCATCATCTGCCTCGGCAGGGCACGACCGACATGAAGAAGAATTTGCTCCTTCGCGCGGCCGATCTCGCCATGTACCGGGGCAAGGAAGACGGCAAGAACCAGATTCGCATCGCGGATTGA